The following proteins come from a genomic window of Kitasatospora sp. NBC_01246:
- the mqnP gene encoding menaquinone biosynthesis prenyltransferase MqnP: MMSTAAALPDVPPGKVKAFLRLVMIEHSVFALPFAYIAALTAMFLADERVHWAELFIVTVCMVGLRTFAMAANRIIDREIDARNPRTAGRELVTGAVSVKTAYIGSAVALVVFLGAAALLNPLCLALAPVAVVPMVVYPYGKRFTDFPQAILGLAQAMGPVGAWLAVTGSWSWDAVVLGVAVGIWIGGFDLIYACQDVASDRSGGVRSVPARFGVPAAIRGARACHVLTTLLLGWYAVLTDAGPAFWVGLLVVAGAFVYEHTIVKPHDLSKLNRAFFQTNGFVGISLFFFALVDLLLRGLGT; this comes from the coding sequence CTGATGAGTACCGCCGCCGCCCTCCCCGACGTCCCGCCCGGCAAGGTCAAGGCGTTCCTGCGGCTGGTGATGATCGAGCACTCGGTCTTCGCCCTGCCCTTCGCCTACATCGCCGCGCTGACGGCCATGTTCCTCGCCGACGAGCGGGTGCACTGGGCCGAACTGTTCATCGTCACGGTCTGCATGGTCGGACTGCGGACCTTCGCGATGGCCGCCAACCGGATCATCGACCGCGAGATCGACGCCCGCAACCCGCGCACCGCCGGGCGCGAACTGGTCACCGGCGCGGTGTCGGTGAAGACGGCGTACATCGGCTCGGCGGTCGCGCTGGTGGTCTTCCTCGGCGCCGCCGCGCTGCTCAACCCGCTCTGCCTGGCGCTGGCGCCGGTCGCCGTCGTGCCGATGGTGGTCTACCCGTACGGCAAGCGGTTCACCGACTTCCCGCAGGCGATCCTCGGCCTGGCCCAGGCGATGGGCCCGGTCGGCGCCTGGCTCGCCGTCACCGGCTCCTGGTCCTGGGACGCGGTCGTGCTCGGCGTGGCGGTGGGCATCTGGATCGGCGGCTTCGACCTGATCTACGCCTGCCAGGACGTCGCCTCCGACCGCTCGGGGGGCGTGCGTTCGGTGCCGGCGCGCTTCGGCGTCCCGGCGGCGATCCGCGGCGCCCGCGCCTGTCACGTGCTGACCACGCTGCTGCTCGGCTGGTACGCCGTGCTGACCGACGCCGGTCCGGCGTTCTGGGTCGGCCTGCTCGTGGTGGCCGGGGCGTTCGTCTACGAGCACACCATCGTGAAGCCCCACGACCTGTCGAAGCTGAACCGGGCGTTCTTCCAGACCAACGGCTTCGTCGGCATCTCGCTGTTCTTCTTCGCCCTGGTGGACCTGCTCCTGCGCGGTCTGGGCACCTGA
- a CDS encoding DJ-1/PfpI family protein codes for MDIVIPLFDRFEPLDAIGPYEVLGRVPGAEVRFVAPEPGRVTDALGALTVDVPTRYSEIGSCDVLLVPGGAGARALVADEDFLDWVRAVHGDSGFTTSVCTGALVLGAAGLLKGLTATTHWAAVAELEAHGATYTAERVVRHDRIITSAGVSAGIDMALRLAALLTDDLTAQAIQLYTEYDPQPPFDTGSVAKAPAAVLERTRTLG; via the coding sequence ATGGACATCGTGATCCCGCTCTTCGACCGTTTCGAGCCGCTCGACGCGATCGGGCCGTACGAGGTCCTCGGCCGTGTCCCGGGCGCCGAGGTGCGCTTCGTCGCGCCCGAGCCGGGGCGGGTCACCGATGCGCTGGGGGCGCTGACGGTCGACGTCCCCACCCGGTACTCGGAGATCGGGTCCTGCGACGTGCTGCTCGTCCCCGGCGGCGCCGGGGCCCGGGCGCTGGTCGCCGACGAGGACTTCCTGGACTGGGTCCGGGCGGTGCACGGGGACAGCGGGTTCACCACCTCGGTCTGCACCGGCGCGCTGGTGCTCGGCGCGGCCGGGCTGCTCAAGGGCCTCACCGCCACCACCCACTGGGCGGCGGTCGCCGAGCTGGAGGCCCATGGCGCCACCTACACCGCCGAGCGGGTCGTCCGCCACGACCGGATCATCACCTCGGCCGGGGTCTCCGCCGGCATCGACATGGCCCTGCGGCTCGCCGCCCTGCTCACCGACGACCTCACCGCCCAGGCCATCCAGCTCTACACCGAGTACGACCCGCAACCCCCGTTCGACACCGGCTCGGTGGCCAAGGCCCCGGCCGCCGTCCTGGAGCGCACCCGCACGCTCGGCTGA
- a CDS encoding DUF4287 domain-containing protein produces the protein MTASVKGPASYFPSIEKTYGRPVAHWKELIRSSPLTRHGELVGWLKSEHGLGHGHANALVKHTLDEDAGR, from the coding sequence GTGACCGCGTCCGTGAAGGGCCCCGCCAGCTACTTCCCGTCGATCGAGAAGACGTACGGCCGGCCGGTCGCGCACTGGAAGGAGCTGATCCGCTCCTCGCCGCTGACCAGGCACGGCGAACTGGTCGGCTGGCTCAAGTCCGAGCACGGACTGGGCCACGGCCACGCCAACGCCCTGGTGAAGCACACCCTCGACGAGGACGCCGGCCGGTAG